The Ammoniphilus oxalaticus genome contains a region encoding:
- a CDS encoding fumarate hydratase, with amino-acid sequence MEQFKESVYQLIVETSTNLPPDVRRAIVKAQQQEDAGTRAALSLSTIAGNIETAEVNQSPICQDTGMPTFEIKTPVATNQLEMKQVIEEAIALATKNGILRPNSVDSLTGENTGNNLGPGAPVFHFEQWEKDEIELRLILKGGGCENKNIQYSLPCELEGIGRASRDLDGIRKCILHSVYQAQGQGCSAGFIGVGVGGDRTTGYALAKEQLFRTVDDVNPIESLAKLEDYIMEKANELGIGTMGFGGQATLLGCKVGVLNRLPASFFVSVAYNCWAYRRQGITVDPQSGLIKAWLYKDGEVKMSTGTDQQAANGRERKEVIELEAPITEEKIRSLEVGDVVMINGPMYTGRDALHKHLTENDSPVDLNGGVLYHCGPVMLKDDKDEWQVKAAGPTTSIREEPYQADLIKKFGIRAVIGKGGMGARTLAALKEHGGVYLNAIGGAAQYYAQCIEKVEGVDFLEFGIPEAMWHLRVKGFTAIVTMDANGNSLHADVEKSSLEKLADLRDPVF; translated from the coding sequence ATGGAACAATTTAAAGAGAGTGTGTATCAATTAATTGTGGAGACATCGACAAATTTACCGCCGGACGTAAGAAGGGCGATTGTGAAGGCGCAGCAACAAGAGGACGCGGGCACTCGAGCCGCATTGTCATTGTCGACGATCGCGGGCAATATTGAGACGGCGGAAGTCAATCAATCTCCGATTTGTCAAGATACAGGGATGCCCACGTTTGAAATTAAAACGCCTGTTGCTACAAACCAGCTAGAAATGAAACAGGTTATTGAAGAGGCGATTGCTCTCGCCACAAAAAACGGAATACTACGGCCCAATTCGGTTGATTCGTTAACAGGGGAAAATACGGGTAACAACTTAGGACCTGGAGCGCCGGTGTTTCACTTTGAACAATGGGAAAAAGACGAAATTGAACTAAGACTCATTTTAAAAGGGGGCGGCTGCGAGAACAAAAACATTCAATATAGTCTGCCTTGTGAGTTGGAAGGCATCGGACGGGCGAGTCGTGATTTGGACGGGATTAGAAAATGTATTTTGCATAGTGTTTATCAAGCGCAAGGACAGGGGTGTTCCGCTGGCTTTATCGGCGTCGGGGTTGGCGGTGATCGAACGACGGGTTACGCGTTGGCAAAAGAACAATTGTTCCGAACGGTCGATGATGTCAATCCAATTGAATCGTTAGCGAAATTAGAAGATTATATTATGGAAAAAGCGAATGAGCTCGGCATTGGCACGATGGGCTTTGGCGGGCAAGCGACTTTATTAGGCTGTAAAGTTGGCGTTTTGAACCGTTTGCCTGCGAGCTTTTTTGTCTCTGTCGCTTACAATTGCTGGGCTTATCGTCGACAAGGAATTACGGTTGATCCGCAATCGGGTTTGATTAAGGCATGGTTGTACAAAGATGGTGAAGTGAAAATGTCGACTGGGACAGACCAGCAGGCTGCCAATGGGCGCGAGCGCAAGGAAGTGATTGAACTAGAAGCGCCGATTACCGAGGAAAAAATTCGTTCATTAGAAGTGGGCGATGTTGTCATGATTAACGGTCCGATGTATACGGGACGCGACGCTTTGCACAAGCACCTGACCGAAAATGATTCGCCTGTTGACCTCAATGGCGGGGTGCTTTATCATTGCGGCCCTGTGATGTTGAAAGATGACAAGGACGAGTGGCAAGTGAAGGCGGCGGGTCCAACGACGAGTATTCGCGAGGAGCCATACCAAGCGGACCTAATTAAGAAATTTGGCATCCGCGCTGTGATTGGCAAAGGCGGGATGGGGGCGAGAACGCTTGCGGCGCTTAAAGAACATGGCGGTGTTTATTTGAATGCGATCGGCGGCGCGGCGCAGTATTATGCTCAATGTATCGAAAAAGTGGAAGGTGTCGATTTCCTTGAATTCGGAATCCCAGAAGCGATGTGGCATTTGCGTGTGAAAGGATTTACAGCGATTGTGACAATGGATGCCAATGGCAACAGTCTACACGCGGATGTGGAAAAGAGTTCACTCGAAAAACTAGCTGATTTAAGAGATCCCGTCTTTTAA
- a CDS encoding alpha/beta-type small acid-soluble spore protein, protein MASRNRLLVPKARQAMDRFKTNVMKKEGYQTDNPAELKYEVAQSLGIPLQKGYNGHLESKDAGKIGGKIGGSMVKEMVRLAQEQLKQQ, encoded by the coding sequence ATGGCTTCACGCAATCGGTTACTTGTTCCCAAGGCCCGCCAAGCGATGGATCGTTTTAAAACGAATGTCATGAAAAAAGAAGGTTATCAAACGGACAACCCGGCAGAGTTGAAATACGAAGTGGCGCAAAGTTTAGGGATTCCCTTGCAAAAAGGGTACAACGGACACCTTGAGTCAAAAGACGCTGGGAAGATCGGCGGTAAAATTGGCGGTTCGATGGTCAAAGAAATGGTCCGACTCGCCCAAGAACAATTGAAGCAACAATAA
- a CDS encoding M42 family metallopeptidase, whose translation MDLFKTLTEAPGAPGFEGPVREIMEEHLTQYSEKLIYDNLGSVFGVKTGDASGPRIMVAGHMDEVAFMVKRINEQGFIQFQTLGGWWSQVLLAQRVEVMTDNGPLPGVIGSIPPHVLDEQARRKPMQINKMFIDIGADSKEHAEQLGVKPGQPIIPVCPFTVMADDQKLLAKAWDNRYGCALSIELLREIQNVPHPNLIFSGATVQEEVGLRGAATSANLLDPDLFIGLDASAAGDIPGLTEGMGKLGGGLLMRIYDRTMITHPGLRDYVIDLCEAEGIKYQFFVSMGGTDAGRVHTSGQGVPSIVIGIPARYIHSHTSIIHKDDYEAAKKLLLSLVKKMDQTTLQQIKQR comes from the coding sequence ATGGATTTATTTAAAACGTTAACAGAAGCGCCAGGAGCTCCAGGTTTTGAGGGGCCGGTTCGCGAAATTATGGAAGAACATTTAACACAGTATTCAGAGAAACTGATCTATGATAATTTAGGTAGCGTGTTTGGGGTCAAAACGGGGGATGCTTCGGGGCCGCGCATTATGGTGGCGGGTCATATGGATGAGGTTGCGTTCATGGTGAAGCGAATCAATGAACAAGGTTTTATTCAATTTCAAACGCTTGGCGGTTGGTGGAGTCAAGTTCTGTTGGCTCAACGCGTCGAAGTGATGACGGACAATGGACCGTTGCCAGGTGTGATTGGATCGATTCCACCTCACGTGTTGGACGAACAAGCGAGAAGAAAACCGATGCAAATAAACAAGATGTTTATCGATATTGGCGCGGATAGTAAAGAACATGCGGAGCAACTCGGAGTCAAACCGGGTCAGCCGATCATTCCCGTTTGTCCGTTTACGGTCATGGCGGACGATCAAAAGCTACTGGCCAAAGCATGGGACAATCGATACGGTTGCGCTTTGAGCATTGAATTGTTAAGAGAGATTCAAAACGTACCTCATCCCAACCTCATTTTCTCTGGAGCGACGGTTCAAGAAGAAGTCGGGTTAAGAGGAGCGGCAACGTCAGCCAATTTGTTGGACCCTGACTTGTTTATCGGTCTCGACGCTAGCGCGGCGGGGGACATTCCTGGTCTGACGGAAGGCATGGGGAAATTAGGCGGCGGCTTACTCATGAGAATCTACGATCGAACAATGATCACTCACCCTGGATTAAGGGATTATGTGATTGATCTGTGTGAGGCGGAAGGAATTAAGTATCAGTTCTTTGTTTCGATGGGCGGGACAGATGCTGGCCGCGTTCACACTTCAGGACAAGGGGTTCCGTCGATTGTGATCGGTATTCCCGCGCGTTACATTCACAGTCATACGTCGATTATTCACAAGGATGATTATGAAGCGGCGAAAAAATTGTTGCTGTCGTTAGTGAAAAAGATGGATCAGACGACGTTGCAACAAATCAAACAAAGGTAG
- a CDS encoding DUF1507 family protein: MTAIEIQQRAIQMLQEDADKILKLIEVQLDNLTMPQCPLYEEVLDTQMFGLSREIDFAVRLKLIQEDTGRRILSELERKLSKLNR, encoded by the coding sequence ATGACCGCAATCGAAATTCAGCAAAGAGCCATCCAAATGTTACAAGAAGATGCTGATAAAATTTTGAAGCTGATCGAGGTTCAGTTGGACAATCTTACGATGCCTCAATGCCCTCTGTATGAAGAAGTATTGGATACGCAAATGTTTGGCTTATCGAGAGAAATAGACTTTGCTGTCCGTTTGAAGCTCATTCAAGAGGATACAGGAAGAAGAATCCTTTCCGAACTCGAGCGGAAACTATCTAAGCTCAACCGATAA
- a CDS encoding DNA alkylation repair protein codes for MTQAFFCPNCKTNRTRFNLIEQVSKSVKVDPATGAIVETYEQHIKDPFHAPYRGPSHKVQCATCGVISDEELFIKAAQNYPRGEI; via the coding sequence TTGACTCAAGCTTTCTTTTGTCCAAATTGCAAAACTAACCGCACCCGTTTTAATTTAATTGAACAAGTTTCGAAATCAGTCAAGGTTGATCCCGCTACAGGCGCGATCGTTGAGACGTATGAGCAACACATTAAGGATCCGTTTCATGCCCCTTATCGGGGACCGAGTCATAAAGTCCAATGCGCGACATGCGGAGTTATTTCTGATGAAGAACTTTTTATCAAAGCCGCGCAAAATTATCCGCGTGGTGAAATATAA
- the sleB gene encoding spore cortex-lytic enzyme, with translation MRKMLLTLLVLGLLGTGVGVWFTVHNTETFSSATIKQGATGQDVLELQGRLKFLGFYKGAVDGKFGSGTYWALRNFQHQFGMKVDGVAGSKTKLKLWEATKNWKPGGNTNPAPTPTKPTQTETTYKPHGLSENDLKIMANAVYGEARGEPYIGQVAVAAVILNRVKHTSFPNTPSGVIFEPRAFTAVADGQIWLTPNETAKKAVRDAINGWDPTGKAIYYFNPDTATSPWIWTRPQIKKIGKHIFCN, from the coding sequence ATGAGAAAAATGTTACTCACTTTACTCGTTCTCGGCTTGCTTGGAACGGGAGTTGGCGTCTGGTTTACTGTACATAATACAGAAACCTTTAGCAGCGCGACGATTAAACAAGGAGCAACAGGTCAGGATGTTTTAGAATTACAAGGAAGGCTAAAATTTCTTGGATTTTATAAAGGGGCGGTCGACGGAAAGTTCGGTTCTGGCACGTATTGGGCCTTACGAAATTTTCAACATCAATTTGGAATGAAGGTAGATGGTGTGGCCGGATCGAAGACAAAATTAAAGTTGTGGGAAGCGACAAAAAACTGGAAACCTGGCGGAAATACAAACCCCGCTCCCACTCCGACAAAACCGACTCAAACCGAAACAACATATAAACCACATGGTCTTTCAGAGAATGATCTCAAAATTATGGCGAACGCCGTGTATGGTGAAGCGCGCGGGGAACCCTATATTGGTCAGGTCGCTGTCGCCGCTGTAATCCTCAACCGCGTCAAACACACTTCATTTCCAAATACGCCGTCTGGCGTCATCTTCGAACCAAGGGCCTTTACAGCTGTCGCGGATGGACAAATTTGGCTAACTCCGAATGAGACGGCTAAAAAAGCGGTGCGTGACGCGATCAATGGTTGGGATCCGACTGGAAAAGCAATTTACTACTTTAATCCAGATACAGCGACTTCCCCTTGGATTTGGACAAGACCGCAGATTAAAAAAATCGGAAAACATATCTTTTGTAATTAA
- a CDS encoding Asp23/Gls24 family envelope stress response protein, translating to MKDRGTVRIADDVVAVIAAIAAEETEGVASMSGGIAQGFARRVSGKNVHRGVHVKVDEVEARINLHVILNYGVKMDQVCKDLQYRVKEAVEMMTGLQLVEVNVKVEGIELKDDSPTPQPLVSSRVR from the coding sequence ATGAAAGATCGCGGGACAGTAAGGATTGCTGATGATGTGGTTGCCGTAATCGCTGCGATCGCGGCGGAAGAAACAGAAGGTGTAGCGAGCATGTCTGGCGGGATTGCGCAAGGTTTTGCTCGAAGAGTGAGCGGTAAAAATGTACACCGTGGCGTTCATGTCAAAGTTGACGAAGTGGAAGCAAGGATCAATCTTCACGTTATTTTAAATTACGGTGTGAAAATGGACCAAGTCTGTAAAGATTTGCAGTACCGCGTCAAGGAAGCCGTAGAAATGATGACTGGATTGCAACTCGTGGAGGTAAATGTCAAGGTCGAGGGGATTGAATTAAAGGACGACAGTCCCACGCCTCAACCACTTGTTTCTTCTCGTGTCAGGTAA
- the ftsW gene encoding putative lipid II flippase FtsW — MERRRGSPDFLLLFMTLALVGFGILMVFSSSYILAYYNPDYNNDSLYFVKKQAIWAILGFIAMLFTMNIPYTVYKQKFPTIAIGSFILLLLLFTPLGMKINGARSWLGIGKSFSIQPAEFAKLGLIIYLAGLIAKKGDRFRMWKQGLAPALIATTAFCGMVMLQPDLGTTSIILFTAVVIMFSGGAHLKHLGMLCGVASVALIIFAVAAPYRLARIKTFINPWNDGMNGLEQGYHLIQSFYAIANGGLSGAGFGKSIQKYLYLPYPQTDFIFSVIAEEIGFFGCALFILFFVLFLWRIILITLRCEDTFGLLVGIGVVSMIGIQAIINIGGVTGSMPITGVPLPFVSYGGSSLLVFMTSMGIVLSISRETFKKRAQRQEQQLRKLSH, encoded by the coding sequence GTTTTTAGTTCTAGTTACATACTAGCCTACTACAACCCCGATTATAATAATGACAGTCTCTATTTTGTAAAAAAACAAGCGATTTGGGCCATACTTGGCTTTATTGCCATGCTATTCACGATGAACATTCCGTACACCGTCTATAAACAGAAATTTCCAACGATCGCTATTGGCTCCTTCATTCTCCTCCTTCTTTTGTTTACGCCGTTGGGGATGAAGATTAATGGGGCGCGAAGTTGGTTAGGGATCGGGAAATCTTTTTCCATTCAGCCCGCAGAATTTGCAAAACTGGGATTGATTATTTACTTAGCTGGCCTGATCGCCAAAAAAGGGGATCGGTTTCGCATGTGGAAACAAGGACTTGCTCCTGCCCTCATCGCGACAACTGCCTTTTGCGGCATGGTTATGCTTCAGCCAGATCTCGGGACAACCTCGATTATTTTGTTCACGGCTGTCGTTATCATGTTTTCAGGCGGCGCCCACCTGAAACATCTCGGCATGTTGTGCGGGGTCGCTTCCGTTGCGTTGATTATTTTTGCCGTCGCCGCCCCCTATCGACTGGCGAGAATCAAAACTTTTATTAATCCTTGGAACGATGGGATGAACGGACTTGAACAAGGTTATCATCTCATTCAATCCTTCTATGCGATCGCCAATGGCGGACTCTCCGGGGCAGGTTTTGGGAAGAGCATTCAGAAATACCTTTACTTACCGTATCCGCAAACAGACTTTATTTTTTCCGTTATCGCTGAGGAAATTGGTTTTTTTGGATGCGCTTTGTTCATTCTGTTTTTCGTCCTCTTTCTATGGCGCATCATCCTTATTACCTTAAGATGTGAAGATACATTCGGCTTATTGGTTGGGATTGGAGTTGTAAGCATGATCGGCATCCAAGCTATTATCAATATCGGCGGAGTGACCGGTTCCATGCCGATTACTGGCGTCCCGCTTCCGTTTGTTAGTTATGGCGGCTCCTCATTGCTTGTTTTTATGACAAGCATGGGAATTGTGCTCAGTATTTCAAGGGAAACGTTTAAGAAACGAGCCCAACGACAAGAACAACAATTGCGTAAATTGAGTCATTAA